One Burkholderia sp. WP9 genomic window, ACGGCGCCTTCGACACGTCTTTCGGGATGTCGATCAGCACCGGGCCGGGACGGCCAGTACGAGCAATGTAGAAGGCTTTCTTGACGGTGGCGGCGAGGTCGCGCACGTCCTTCACGAGGAAGTTGTGCTTCACGCAGGGACGCGTGATACCAACCGTGTCGCACTCCTGGAACGCATCCTGGCCGATCGCGGCAGTCGGCACCTGGCCGCTGATCACCACCATCGGGATCGAATCCATGTACGCGGTGGCAATGCCCGTCACCGCATTGGTGACGCCGGGGCCGGAGGTCACGAGGCACACACCGACCTTGCCGGTGGAACGCGCGTAGGCGTCGGCGGCGTGGACCGCGGCCTGCTCGTGGCGCACGAGGACGTGCTGGAATTTGTCCTGCTTGTAAAGCTCGTCGTAAATGTAGAGTACCGAGCCGCCGGGATAGCCCCAGACAAACTCGACGTCTTCGTCGGCCAGTGCCTTCATGAGCACGGTGGCGCCGATAGAGTCAGCTTCGGGATGGGGGGTCGTATCCGACGTGGAGAATTCCGCGCTGGGCATATTCATTTATTCACCTTTCGAATTTTCGGCAAAAAATTGATCGGGTGCTCTCTGCCGGGCTTGTGGCTCGGGTTCAAGCGGCGCGTCCAGTTGACAGGTGAGCTTCTTGGGCCACACCTCAATGAGACAAGTCACTTATGTTGCGAACCAGCGACGATATCTGCAGACGCCCGCGCGGTCAAGCAAATATTGCCTGAGCACGCCGCACCGAACTCTCGATATTGACCGAAAGGCTGTTATGGAGATGCAAGCTGAATCACGTTTCGCCCCAGCGACGCAAAAGTTTGTTAGCATCCGCGAGTTTTACGACATTTTTCGACCGATTACGCGCACGCTCGCTGCGCCGACCCCCAACGGATGGCATCAGACAAGGAACTCGCCGATTTTCTGGCGGGCGTCGAAAGGCGCGCATTCAAGCAGACGGTCTACGCCGTGCGGGACGACGACGCCTCGCTCGACATCGTGCAGGACGCGATGATCAAGCTCGCCGAAAAATACGGCGACCGTCCGGCGGCCGAACTTCCGCTCCTGTTTCAGCGTATTCTCCAGAATGCGATGCACGACTATTTCCGTCGTGCCAAAGTGCGCAATACTTGGGTTAGTCTCTTTTCGTCGCTCGGCAACGCCGACGACGACGAATTCGACCCCCTCGAAACCTTCGAGGCGCAGCAAGGCTCGGCGGGCTCCGAGAGCAACGAACAGAAACTCGAACGCGAACAGGTTCTGCAGTTAATCGACGACGAGATCCAAAAGTTACCGGCACGTCAACGGGAGGCGTTTCTCATGCGTTATTGGGAGGATATGGATGTCGCCGAGACTGCCGCCGCAATGGGCTGCTCCGAAGGCAGTGTGAAAACGCACTGCTCGCGGGCCACTCACACGCTGGCGCAAGCGCTCAAGGCCAAAGGAATCACGCTATGAGCTCCCTAGAAACCAAAGAACTCGAGTTCGCCCGCCAGGTGCGCCGCGCGCTCGACGAAAACGCCGCCAGCATTCCGTCCGCCACTGTCGATCGACTCGCCGCGGCGCGCCACGCCGCGCTCGCCCGCAAGAAGCCCGAACCCGTGAGCGCGCCCGTGTTCGTGCCGGCCCTTGCCGGCGCGGGTATGCCTGCCGGCTTGCCGCCAGCCGAACTGCCGCAGCGCCGCCGTTCGCCGCTGCGCCGCTTCGCGCTTGCGTGGCCGCTCGTCGCGCTGGTGGTCAGCCTCGTGGGGATCGCTTACTGGGAGGACCAGCAACGCACCGCCGAGCTCGCCGATATCGATGCCGCCATGTTAAGCGACGACCTGCCGCTCAATGCCTATCTCGACCACGGTTTCAACGCGTACCTTTCACGCGCCCACTGAGCGGGAGATTTCTCGGGTGAGTTACAAGCGCGGCCTGGCCGTTGTTTTCGGATGCACGATCGCGGCCCTGGTGTCGTTCGCCGCGACATATCCGCGCTTTTACCCGGGTCCGTCGACCGTCAGCGCGCCCGTCGCGGGCGGCAACGCCACCGCCAAGGCGCCCGCGCCCACGCCCACGCTCGCCGTCGAATTGCCGAGCCTGCCCGGCAGCAACAGCCCAATGGCGTGGACGCGCCTGACTTCCGCCGAGCATATCGCGCTCGCGCCGTTCGAAGCCCAATGGGATTCGTTTAGCGACGAACGCAAGCGCAAATGGATCAAGATCGCGTCGCGTTACCCGAAGATGTCGCCCGATGCGCAAAAACGCCTACACGAGCGCATGACTGAGTGGACCCGCATGACGCCCGATCAGCGGCGTGTCGCGCGAGAAAACTATCAGGTGTCGAAGGAATTGCCGCGCGAAGCCCGGCAGAACGCGTGGAAGGCCTATCAGCAATTGCCCGAAGAGCAGAAGGAACGGCTCGCCGCCAGCGAGCGCAAACGGCGGCCGAGCGTCGTCAGTGCGCCGCCCTCGGGCCGCAGTGAGATCAAGGGACTCGATCGGCTCGTGAATGCGCGTGAGCACGGCGCGAGCGGCGCCGCAGCCGTGAGCGCCGCGGCGGCCGCGTCGTTGCCGAGCCCGGCCGCCGCGCCGCCGATTCCCGCCGCCGGCAGCTTCGTGCCCGCTACGCCGCTGCCGGTTTCGCCGGCTGAAGCGCCGTCGATCTTCAACGGCTCCTGATCGGGCCCCACTGTGTCCCAGCCGCTTTCGACCCCTGCATTGCCCGCTGATGCAACCGGCAATGCGCCCACCGTAAGGCGGCGTCTCGCAGCGCTGCTGTACGAAGCGCTGATTCTGTTCGGCGTGGTGTTCATCGCTGGATATCTGTTCAGCACCCTGACCCAGCAACGCAACGGGCTGACCCATCACAACCTGCTGGCCGCATGGATCGGGCTCGTGGTCGGCGTGTACTTCGTCTGGTTCTGGACCCACAGCGGCCAGACCCTGCCGATGAAAACCTGGCGTCTGCGAGTCGTCGCCGCCGACGGCGCGCCGCTCTCCACCGGTCGTGCCATAACCCGCTACGTGCTTGCGTGGCTGTGGTTTTTACCGCCGCTCGCGCTGCATCCGCTGCTCGGTCTCAAGCTGCCGCAGACGCTCACGATCGCAGGCATCTGGTTCGTGTTGTGGGCCGCCACCGGGCGCGTCGATTCGCAACGCCAGTTTCTGCACGATCGCCTCGCCGGCACTCGGGTCGTTAGCGTCTC contains:
- a CDS encoding RNA polymerase sigma factor; the protein is MASDKELADFLAGVERRAFKQTVYAVRDDDASLDIVQDAMIKLAEKYGDRPAAELPLLFQRILQNAMHDYFRRAKVRNTWVSLFSSLGNADDDEFDPLETFEAQQGSAGSESNEQKLEREQVLQLIDDEIQKLPARQREAFLMRYWEDMDVAETAAAMGCSEGSVKTHCSRATHTLAQALKAKGITL
- a CDS encoding DUF3619 family protein; protein product: MSSLETKELEFARQVRRALDENAASIPSATVDRLAAARHAALARKKPEPVSAPVFVPALAGAGMPAGLPPAELPQRRRSPLRRFALAWPLVALVVSLVGIAYWEDQQRTAELADIDAAMLSDDLPLNAYLDHGFNAYLSRAH
- a CDS encoding DUF3106 domain-containing protein — encoded protein: MSYKRGLAVVFGCTIAALVSFAATYPRFYPGPSTVSAPVAGGNATAKAPAPTPTLAVELPSLPGSNSPMAWTRLTSAEHIALAPFEAQWDSFSDERKRKWIKIASRYPKMSPDAQKRLHERMTEWTRMTPDQRRVARENYQVSKELPREARQNAWKAYQQLPEEQKERLAASERKRRPSVVSAPPSGRSEIKGLDRLVNAREHGASGAAAVSAAAAASLPSPAAAPPIPAAGSFVPATPLPVSPAEAPSIFNGS
- a CDS encoding RDD family protein; amino-acid sequence: MSQPLSTPALPADATGNAPTVRRRLAALLYEALILFGVVFIAGYLFSTLTQQRNGLTHHNLLAAWIGLVVGVYFVWFWTHSGQTLPMKTWRLRVVAADGAPLSTGRAITRYVLAWLWFLPPLALHPLLGLKLPQTLTIAGIWFVLWAATGRVDSQRQFLHDRLAGTRVVSVSG